From the genome of Thermogutta terrifontis, one region includes:
- a CDS encoding bifunctional heptose 7-phosphate kinase/heptose 1-phosphate adenyltransferase, which produces MVSAKRFEGITQERLTALLERFPSRRVAVVGDFFLDKYLDVDPRLAETSLETGKIAHQVVRVRHSPGAAGTVVCNLAALGVGTIYCVGIIGDDGEGYELRQDLQRLGCRLEHLQVVPDRFTPTYLKPRDITDPSLAGEHSRYDTKNRTPTPEKLVDRLLSSVENLLSEVDAVIVLDQVEEEECGVVGRRLREFLAQQAPRFPHIVFWADSRRRIRQFRRIILKCNRYELTGSRPREADPPDWAALLEALKSFRELNGAPAVVTLGEYGMMVSDPEILWIPAVRVEGPTDPTGAGDSATAGAVAALASGASLPEAALVGNLVASITVQQLATTGTAKPEELPPRLELWRSQQSDQRSLPA; this is translated from the coding sequence ATGGTTTCAGCGAAACGTTTCGAGGGAATCACACAGGAACGACTGACTGCCCTGCTGGAACGCTTTCCCAGTCGACGTGTGGCGGTCGTGGGGGATTTTTTCCTTGACAAATACCTGGATGTGGATCCCCGATTGGCGGAAACCAGCCTGGAGACTGGCAAAATCGCGCATCAGGTGGTGCGCGTCAGGCACAGCCCGGGAGCAGCGGGAACTGTGGTGTGTAACCTGGCGGCCCTCGGCGTGGGCACCATTTACTGCGTGGGAATCATCGGCGACGACGGCGAAGGTTATGAATTACGCCAGGATTTGCAGAGACTGGGTTGTCGGCTGGAACATCTCCAGGTTGTTCCAGACCGATTCACCCCTACCTACCTGAAACCCCGGGATATTACCGACCCGTCACTTGCTGGTGAACATTCCCGGTACGATACGAAGAATCGAACGCCGACACCAGAAAAGCTGGTGGATCGCCTGCTTTCCTCCGTGGAGAACCTGCTGTCGGAAGTGGACGCGGTAATCGTTCTGGACCAGGTGGAAGAAGAGGAATGTGGCGTGGTGGGACGACGATTACGGGAGTTTCTCGCCCAGCAGGCACCGCGTTTCCCCCACATTGTTTTCTGGGCGGACAGCCGACGTCGCATCCGTCAATTTCGCCGTATCATCCTCAAGTGCAACCGTTATGAATTGACCGGATCCCGGCCTCGGGAGGCAGATCCACCGGACTGGGCCGCTCTTTTGGAAGCCCTCAAGAGCTTCCGCGAGTTGAATGGCGCACCCGCCGTTGTCACACTAGGTGAATACGGCATGATGGTGAGCGACCCGGAGATCCTTTGGATTCCGGCCGTCCGCGTCGAAGGGCCGACTGACCCCACCGGGGCCGGAGACAGTGCCACGGCCGGCGCCGTGGCAGCGCTGGCCAGTGGTGCTTCGCTGCCCGAAGCTGCTCTCGTGGGTAACCTGGTCGCTTCGATCACAGTGCAGCAACTGGCCACCACGGGGACGGCCAAACCGGAAGAACTGCCGCCGCGTCTCGAACTATGGCGATCTCAGCAAAGCGATCAGCGATCACTCCCCGCCTGA